The following proteins are encoded in a genomic region of Clostridium kluyveri:
- a CDS encoding ABC transporter ATP-binding protein produces the protein MIQMIGRILNLSEVYKGKIKGAFVLAIFESILSKMPIFYTLVILTKFYEKTLEEKDCLWIGLALVITVLIQMLIRHSMDKLQSASGFMIFADKRMELGNHLRKLPMGYYTEGNIGKISSVLTTDMIFIEEVAMITIANMMSYILTSILLILFMFYLDFRLGLIAVVVNLFAKILSDKMNQISIKEGKTKQEQSESLTKAVFSFIGGIGVIKSFNLVGHKSKELQKEFSDSKDKSIEFEKKMTSWIIGLNIILAIGVACIFGLAVWLKESNVLSLSYLIGVLLFVFDLFGPLKALYGEAAKLTIMDNCLDRIEEVFQEQPLPECDMKHLSELNSEKPIMVFEHVSFGYDENEILHDVNFDMRKNMMTALVGHSGSGKSTIANLLARFWDVDKGKILLYGTDIRDIAMEKLMDQISMVFQKVYLFQDTIYNNILMGKSDATKTKVIEASKKARCYDFIMALPDGFQTVIGEGGATLSGGEKQRISIARCILKDAPIVILDEATASVDADNESYIQEAIGELVKGKTLLVIAHRLNTIQSADQILVIERGSIVGKGTHESLIKENSFYKKYCDLRRDDSDFAL, from the coding sequence ATTATTCAAATGATTGGTAGAATTCTTAATTTGTCAGAAGTTTATAAAGGAAAAATAAAAGGTGCTTTTGTACTGGCTATCTTTGAATCGATTCTTTCCAAGATGCCAATTTTTTATACTCTTGTGATTTTAACAAAGTTTTATGAAAAAACTTTAGAAGAAAAGGATTGTTTATGGATAGGGCTTGCTTTAGTTATTACGGTTTTAATCCAAATGTTAATCCGACATTCCATGGATAAATTACAAAGTGCATCTGGATTTATGATTTTTGCCGATAAAAGAATGGAATTGGGAAATCATTTAAGAAAGCTTCCTATGGGTTATTATACGGAAGGAAATATAGGTAAGATTAGTTCTGTTCTTACAACAGATATGATTTTTATCGAAGAAGTTGCCATGATTACCATAGCGAATATGATGAGCTATATCTTAACATCCATTCTTTTAATTCTATTTATGTTTTATTTGGATTTTCGATTAGGATTAATTGCTGTAGTAGTAAACTTATTCGCTAAAATATTGTCTGATAAAATGAATCAAATATCGATAAAAGAAGGAAAAACCAAGCAAGAACAAAGTGAATCTTTAACGAAGGCAGTATTTTCTTTTATTGGAGGTATAGGAGTCATTAAGAGTTTCAATCTTGTTGGACATAAATCCAAGGAACTACAGAAAGAATTTTCGGATTCCAAGGATAAATCTATTGAATTTGAAAAGAAAATGACATCGTGGATTATTGGATTAAATATTATTTTAGCTATAGGAGTAGCTTGCATTTTTGGATTGGCTGTATGGTTGAAAGAAAGTAATGTATTAAGTTTATCCTATTTAATTGGTGTTTTGTTATTTGTATTTGACTTATTTGGACCATTGAAAGCACTGTATGGAGAGGCTGCAAAGCTGACCATTATGGATAATTGCTTGGATAGAATAGAAGAAGTATTTCAAGAACAACCACTTCCCGAATGTGATATGAAACATTTATCTGAATTAAATTCAGAAAAACCAATCATGGTCTTTGAACATGTCAGCTTTGGCTATGACGAAAATGAGATTTTACATGATGTTAATTTTGACATGAGAAAGAATATGATGACTGCGTTGGTTGGACATTCAGGCTCTGGAAAATCAACAATCGCTAATTTATTAGCAAGATTTTGGGATGTAGATAAAGGAAAAATACTACTTTATGGTACGGATATTCGAGATATTGCGATGGAAAAACTGATGGATCAAATCAGTATGGTTTTTCAGAAGGTATATTTATTTCAAGATACCATCTATAACAATATTCTGATGGGAAAATCGGATGCGACCAAAACAAAAGTCATAGAAGCATCTAAAAAAGCTAGATGCTACGATTTTATTATGGCGCTGCCGGATGGATTTCAAACAGTAATTGGGGAAGGTGGAGCCACATTATCCGGGGGAGAAAAACAGAGGATTTCTATTGCAAGATGTATATTAAAAGATGCTCCTATTGTTATTTTAGATGAAGCTACTGCAAGTGTGGATGCAGATAACGAAAGCTATATTCAGGAAGCCATTGGAGAATTAGTAAAGGGTAAAACACTTCTGGTTATTGCACATCGATTAAACACCATTCAATCAGCAGATCAAATATTAGTAATCGAGAGAGGGAGCATTGTTGGAAAAGGAACACATGAGAGTTTAATTAAAGAGAATAGTTTTTATAAAAAATATTGTGATTTAAGAAGAGATGATTCAGATTTTGCGTTATAA
- a CDS encoding helix-turn-helix domain-containing protein — protein sequence MQTIKWQNIFSSDLKAIKQHRYCTEYYIENQSGTGKLIKYEVLPGIQLTYNLFQLNINPNNNITNTNIIEINHCMEGRYECEFKKNDYIYLNKGDLSISNFSCKKISSSFPLGYFKGISIIIYLDEAVISIKKMKLPDSIDLYKLMKKLCVQNHCFILRGRNEIKHIFSQLYPIKEELCRTYHQIKVIELLLFLSSNNISEQNQERPYYSRKQVTITRQIRDHLITHMNKRITIEEMSKKYGIGVTTLKNCFKGIYGTTIRNYMHHYRIKTAAFMLQNSYDSVAVISAKVGYENQSKFAAAFKKITGMCPSEYRKFKDRA from the coding sequence ATGCAAACAATAAAGTGGCAAAATATATTTAGTTCAGATTTAAAAGCTATAAAACAGCACCGCTATTGCACGGAATACTATATCGAAAATCAGAGCGGTACAGGAAAACTTATAAAATATGAAGTACTTCCAGGAATTCAATTGACATATAATTTGTTCCAACTAAATATAAACCCAAATAATAATATAACAAATACAAATATTATAGAAATCAATCATTGCATGGAAGGCAGATATGAATGCGAGTTTAAAAAAAATGATTATATATATTTAAATAAAGGTGATTTATCTATTAGTAATTTTTCATGTAAGAAAATTTCATCTAGTTTCCCATTAGGATATTTTAAGGGTATATCTATTATCATTTATTTAGATGAGGCAGTGATATCCATCAAAAAAATGAAATTGCCAGATTCTATTGATTTATATAAACTTATGAAAAAACTATGTGTACAGAATCACTGCTTTATCCTGAGGGGCAGAAATGAGATAAAACATATTTTTTCACAACTTTATCCAATAAAAGAAGAACTCTGCCGCACATATCATCAAATAAAAGTGATTGAACTATTACTTTTTTTGAGCAGTAACAATATTTCAGAACAAAATCAAGAAAGGCCCTATTATTCAAGAAAACAAGTAACCATTACAAGACAAATAAGAGACCATTTAATTACACATATGAATAAACGCATTACAATTGAAGAAATGTCAAAAAAATATGGAATTGGCGTAACCACATTGAAAAATTGCTTCAAAGGCATTTATGGAACAACAATCCGAAATTATATGCACCATTACAGAATCAAAACCGCCGCATTTATGCTGCAGAACTCCTATGACAGCGTCGCCGTCATATCAGCCAAAGTAGGGTATGAAAATCAAAGCAAATTTGCAGCAGCATTCAAAAAAATAACTGGTATGTGTCCCTCAGAATATCGAAAATTCAAGGACCGAGCTTGA
- the nifS gene encoding cysteine desulfurase NifS gives MNREIYMDYAATTFVKPEVIEEMKLYFNEYFGNPSSVYGISRITKMAVIKAREKIASAINANRDEIFFTSGGSESDNWAIKGVALANKERGKHIITTGIEHPAVINTCRYMEKQGFKVTYLPVDRFGTVDIKKLEESIGKDTLIVSIMFANNEIGTIEPIKEIGNMCKNRGVLLHTDAVQAVGNVPINVKDMNIDLLSMSSHKFYGPKGIGALYIKKGVKIDSFIHGGSQERGRRAGTENIAGIVGMGKALEIAALNMDRENKRLSYLRDKMIEELLKIPGTKLNGHKTNRLPGNVNISFDSVDGEILVMALDNEGICVSAGSACSAGAIEPSRVLKAIGLSDARAKSSIRLSLGADTTEEDINYTADVIKDTVFKLRENNAKWSSGKF, from the coding sequence GTGAATAGAGAAATTTATATGGACTATGCAGCTACAACTTTTGTAAAACCAGAAGTTATAGAGGAAATGAAATTATATTTTAATGAATATTTTGGTAATCCTTCTTCCGTATATGGCATATCCAGAATCACAAAGATGGCTGTAATAAAGGCTAGGGAAAAAATAGCATCAGCTATAAATGCAAACAGGGATGAAATATTTTTTACAAGTGGAGGATCAGAATCGGATAATTGGGCCATAAAAGGAGTGGCTCTTGCAAATAAGGAAAGAGGAAAACACATAATAACTACAGGAATAGAACATCCTGCTGTAATAAATACCTGCAGGTATATGGAAAAACAAGGCTTTAAGGTTACATATCTTCCTGTGGATAGATTTGGAACAGTAGATATAAAAAAGCTGGAGGAATCTATAGGAAAAGATACTTTAATTGTATCTATAATGTTTGCTAATAATGAAATAGGCACCATAGAGCCTATAAAAGAAATAGGGAATATGTGTAAAAATAGGGGAGTCTTACTGCATACAGATGCAGTTCAAGCAGTAGGTAATGTTCCTATTAATGTTAAAGATATGAATATAGATCTTTTGTCCATGTCATCTCACAAATTTTATGGACCTAAAGGTATAGGTGCCCTCTATATAAAAAAAGGAGTAAAAATAGATAGTTTTATTCACGGAGGTTCTCAAGAGAGGGGAAGAAGAGCTGGAACAGAGAATATTGCAGGTATAGTTGGTATGGGAAAAGCACTTGAGATTGCAGCTTTAAATATGGACAGAGAAAATAAAAGACTAAGTTATCTTAGAGATAAGATGATAGAAGAACTTCTAAAAATACCAGGTACCAAACTAAATGGACATAAAACAAATAGACTTCCAGGTAATGTAAATATTTCTTTTGATTCTGTAGATGGAGAAATTTTGGTTATGGCTTTAGATAATGAGGGAATATGTGTATCTGCAGGAAGTGCATGCTCTGCAGGAGCTATAGAACCTTCACGTGTACTAAAAGCTATAGGACTTTCTGATGCTCGGGCAAAATCTTCTATTCGTCTAAGTTTAGGAGCAGATACTACTGAGGAGGATATTAACTATACTGCAGATGTTATAAAAGATACAGTATTTAAGTTGAGAGAAAATAATGCAAAATGGAGTTCTGGAAAATTTTAA
- a CDS encoding ABC transporter ATP-binding protein produces the protein MFDKVFQYAGPHRKGMIQATVLVLFSVISGVFPFFMAYQIIAPLVSGEKLSVFYVSVRVFMILMLLILQALLYGWGLSISHKAAYGTLYRLRVSLQEKLESLPLGVIQEKGTGLLKKLFVDDVDGLEVLLAHTLPEGIANLMVPVVIYIMMFTVDWKLAFLSLASVPFSVIAMKTMYSIGMKKMGSYYQAGQIMNNTIIEYINGMEVIKVFNKEGQSYERFERDVKNYRDLTLGWYKACWPWMAVYNSLLPCTIILTLPLGSWFVLRGYSILTDLILILCLSLSIGIPLLRALGFLPTMPQINYKIMAIEGVLESEPLKHTGNEFIGKDYTIEYKNVTFGYDEKDVISNISFIIHPNNTVALVGESGSGKSTLAKLLVHYYDIKEGQILIGRQDITQMSLISLNNLISYVSQDVYLFNTSVLENIRLGNPKASDEEVISAAEKAECMEFINLLPDGIYTMAGESGGALSGGQRQRISLARAILKDAPIIILDEATAFIDPENEDKIQKAISKLVQNKTLLVIAHKLNFIKDVDMICVLNKGKLEVKGKHAKLLESSSSYQKLWDAQNRSSQWKIGVLGREDYDYSNDW, from the coding sequence ATGTTTGATAAGGTTTTTCAGTATGCAGGACCTCATAGAAAAGGAATGATTCAGGCAACGGTTCTTGTTTTATTCAGTGTTATATCCGGTGTGTTTCCTTTCTTTATGGCATATCAGATTATTGCTCCTCTTGTTAGCGGAGAAAAGCTGAGTGTTTTTTATGTAAGTGTTCGGGTGTTTATGATTTTAATGCTTTTGATTTTACAAGCGTTACTTTATGGATGGGGACTATCTATATCACATAAAGCGGCTTATGGAACACTATACCGTTTAAGAGTTTCACTGCAGGAAAAGTTGGAAAGCTTACCTTTGGGTGTAATTCAAGAAAAAGGAACTGGGCTTCTGAAAAAACTGTTTGTAGATGATGTAGACGGTTTGGAGGTTTTGTTAGCCCATACATTACCGGAGGGAATTGCAAATCTTATGGTTCCTGTTGTGATTTATATTATGATGTTCACTGTGGATTGGAAATTAGCCTTTCTGTCTTTGGCATCTGTACCTTTCAGTGTTATTGCTATGAAGACTATGTATTCTATTGGAATGAAAAAAATGGGATCCTATTATCAGGCTGGTCAAATCATGAATAATACCATTATTGAATACATTAATGGTATGGAAGTTATTAAAGTTTTTAATAAAGAAGGACAATCCTATGAACGCTTTGAAAGAGATGTGAAAAACTATAGGGATCTGACATTGGGGTGGTATAAGGCTTGTTGGCCGTGGATGGCTGTTTATAATAGTCTTCTGCCTTGTACTATTATTTTGACATTACCATTAGGCTCATGGTTTGTGTTAAGAGGTTATTCTATATTGACTGATTTAATCTTAATTTTATGTTTATCTTTAAGTATAGGAATTCCGCTTTTGAGGGCATTAGGATTTTTACCAACAATGCCTCAGATAAATTACAAAATTATGGCGATAGAAGGGGTCTTGGAGAGTGAACCTTTAAAACATACAGGTAATGAATTTATTGGTAAAGATTATACCATTGAGTATAAGAATGTAACCTTTGGATATGATGAAAAAGATGTTATTTCCAATATATCTTTTATTATTCATCCCAATAATACTGTTGCATTGGTTGGTGAATCCGGTTCTGGGAAAAGTACTTTAGCAAAACTTTTAGTACATTATTATGATATAAAAGAAGGTCAAATTTTAATAGGAAGACAGGACATTACTCAAATGAGCTTGATAAGTTTAAATAATTTAATTTCCTACGTTTCTCAGGATGTATACCTTTTTAATACCAGTGTTTTAGAAAACATTCGATTAGGGAATCCAAAAGCAAGTGATGAAGAAGTTATATCTGCTGCAGAAAAAGCAGAGTGTATGGAGTTTATTAATCTACTTCCAGATGGTATTTATACCATGGCAGGAGAAAGTGGAGGTGCTCTTTCAGGAGGACAAAGACAGAGAATTTCTTTAGCAAGAGCTATTTTAAAAGATGCTCCTATTATTATTTTAGATGAAGCCACTGCTTTTATCGATCCTGAGAATGAAGATAAAATTCAAAAAGCAATTTCAAAGCTAGTACAGAATAAAACTCTTTTAGTGATTGCTCATAAGCTAAATTTTATAAAAGATGTGGATATGATTTGCGTTTTAAATAAAGGAAAATTAGAGGTGAAAGGAAAACATGCTAAGTTGTTGGAAAGTTCCTCCTCTTACCAAAAGCTTTGGGATGCACAAAATAGAAGTTCTCAATGGAAAATTGGTGTACTAGGGAGGGAAGATTATGATTATTCAAATGATTGGTAG